Within Alteromonas sp. LMIT006, the genomic segment AGGCGATATTCCGATTGTCGGAAACTTATTCAAATCCACTTCTTCAAGTAAGCGCAAGCGCAACTTGATGGTGTTCTTACGTCCTTCAATTGTCCGTGATGCAGCGACAATGAATGAGATATCGCATCGCAAATACAATTACATTCGCGCTCAGCAACTCGATCGCCAAGCGGATGGTATTCCCTTGATGCCATTCAAAAAAGGTCCCGAATTGCCAGCATGGGACGACGCTCTTAGTTTGCCACCTAGCTTCGAAGAATACCTTGAAGCCAAAGACAAAAAAGACGACTAGCCATGACTGATGCTTTAGTTGATGCACCAGAATCGCCAGAGCCATTAGCGTCTCAAGATGCTGCGCCAGTAAGTGCTGAGGCCAAAACACTGAGTTTTGGTTTTGCTAAGCGACATACTATTTTGCTCGATGCGATAGCGGCACAAACCAGCGATGATGCGCTGGCCGATGTGTATGTCACACATAACACGGCGCCGCAAATCGTAGCAGAAGTACGGCGAGTGTACGGCCTGCCATTTAATCTCAAGTTAATCGGTGCCGAGCGCTTTGAAGAATTGCTCACCAGCATGTACCAACGCGATTCTTCTCAAGCCAAGCAGTTAATGGAAGACTTGGGTAACGAATCTGATTTGTTTGCTTTGGCAGAAGATCTAACCGAAACCGAAGACTTATTGGAAACCGAAGACGATGCACCGATTATTAAGTTGATCAATGCACTTCTTGGCGAAGCGATTAAAGAAGGCGCATCAGATATTCACATCGAAACCTTTGAAAACCAACTTGTCGTGCGTTTTAGAGTGGATGGCGTATTACGTGAAATTCTCAAACCCAACCGTAAGATGTCTACTATGTTGGTGTCGCGGATCAAAGTTATGGCGCGTTTGGATATTGCTGAGAAGCGCGTCCCTCAAGATGGTCGTATTGCGCTAAAAATTGGCGGTCGTGCAGTCGATGTACGGGTATCCACGATGCCATCTAGCCACGGCGAACGCGTCGTATTGCGTTTATTAGACAAAAACAACGCGCGCTTGAACCTCACTGATTTGGGCATGACCTCACGCAATCGCGAGATTTTTTCAGGGCTGATCCGCAAGCCCCACGGCATCATCTTGGTAACCGGTCCAACCGGTTCAGGTAAGTCTACGACCTTGTATGCTGGATTAACTGAAATCAATGCCAAAGATCGCAATATCCTGACCGTTGAAGATCCAATCGAGTTTGATATTCAAGGTATTGGTCAAACCCAAGTCAATCCAAAAGTCGACATGACCTTTGCTCGAGGCTTACGGGCGATTTTGCGTCAAGACCCAGATGTCGTCATGGTCGGAGAGATCCGTGATTTAGAAACCGCACAAATTGCTGTACAAGCCTCATTAACCGGTCACCTTGTGATGTCGACACTACACACCAATACAGCGGCCGGTGCCATTACTCGTTTAGAGGACATGGGCATTGAGCCCTTTTTACTTTCCTCCTCCTTGCTTGGTGTTTTATCACAACGCTTAGTCCGCACCTTATGTGATGAGTGCAAAACTGAGCATCCGATCAACGAACAAGAAGCCGCTTTGCTCAATGGTACTCGAGTGGGCACGGTAATTTATAAACCGGTTGGCTGTGTCGCATGTAATCACACCGGTTATAAAGGCCGTACCGGCATTCATGAAATGCTTTTGGTCGATGAAACCATCCGGAACTTAATTCACGATGGTAAGGGCGAACAAGCCATAGAAAAATACTTGCGCCAAACCAACCCATCGATTCGTGCAGATGGCCGCGATAAAATCCTTGCTGGCATCACTTCGCTTGAAGAAGTTTTACGCGTCACGCGAGAGGAATAAGCCATGGCGGCATTTGCGTATGAAGCTTTAGATTTAGCGGGTAAAACCAAAAAAGGCGTTCTCGAAGGTGATAACGCAAGGCAAATTCGAGCGCAACTGCGTGAACAAAAACTCATTCCTGTGGAAGTTGAACAAGTCAAAGAGACACCGGCAAACGCTTCCTCATTTGATCTTAGTCGCCTGATTACTCGTCACCGCATCAGCGCAGCAGAACTTGCCCTGTTAACGAGACAACTTGCCACTTTGGTTGAATCTGGCCTGCCCATTGAAGAATCTTTATTCGCTGTGGCTGAACAAGCTGAAAAAACACGTCACAAAAAAATGCTTATGGCTGTGCGCTCGCGGGTCGTTGAGGGCTATACTCTAGCTGATGCACTGCGAGAATTTCCATCGATATTTGATGATTTGTTTGTGGCCATGGTGGCAGCAGGTGAAAAATCAGGGCATCTCGATACCGTGTTAGAACGCTTAGCCGATTATACTGAAAATCGCGAAAAGACCCGATCGCAAATTATCCAAGCGCTCGTTTATCCAGTGATTATGATGGTCTTTGCACTGGGTATTGTCATCATGTTACTGACCGTTGTTGTGCCCAAAATTGTCGGGCAATTTGACCACATGGGACAAGACCTCCCTACAATGACGCAGATCTTGATGGACATCAGTGCATTTGTGCAAAACCACGGCATTTTATTTGCCGTATTTCTACTTATTATTGGATTAATCGTCAGTAAACTACTCTCTATTCCACATGTTCAATTGCGTTATCATCAATGGATTTTATCACTTCCCTTGATTGGTCGAGTCAATCGCGGTTTAAATACAGCTCGCTTTGCTCGCACATTATCAATTTTGACCGCCAGTGCTGTGCCATTATTAGAAGCCATGCGCATTGCCTCAGATGTGCTTGCCAATCGCTTCATCAAACGCGAAGTTGGGGCAGCGGCGATGCAAGTTAAAGAAGGGGCTAGTTTACGAGCGTCTCTAGAGCGAACCAAAATATTCCCACCGATGATGATGCATATGATTGCTGCGGGTGAAAAATCTGGCGAGTTACAAGGGATGCTTGCCCGAGCGGCAGATAACCAAGATCGCGAATTTGAAAGTCTAGTCAATATCAGTCTTAAAGTGTTTGAACCCTTTTTAATTGTCTTTATGGCGACGATTGTTTTATTTATCGTCCTTGCCATTTTGCAACCTATTTTAGCTCTTAACAGTATGGTGAATTTGTAATGAACATATCCTCTTTGCGCCACGCCCGTGGCTTCAGTTTGATTGAGATTATGGTAGTGCTGGTGATCATCGCGATCATGGCATCAATCGTCGCGCCTCAAATTTTGGGTAACCAAGAAACCGCACAACTCAAAAAAGCCGCGGTCGATATCCAATCTTTGGAAAGCGCAATCGAGCGTTATAAATTACAAACCAATATTTTTCCGACCACCGAACAGGGGCTGGAAGCTTTGGTATCTGAGCCTCAGATTGATCCCATGCCACGCAACTATCCTGCGCAAGGTTTTATCAAACGTCTCCCTCAAGATCCTTGGGGTAATGATTATCAGCTGATCAGTCCAGGAGAAGTTGGCTTGGTCGATATTTTTTCCTATGGTCCAGATGGTGAGCCAGGCACTGATGATGATATCGGTACTTGGAATCTCAACGACTACTTAAAATAGTCCATGCACGCTCGTCGCGGATTCTCGTTAATCGAAATCATGCTGGTCCTGCTCGTCATGGGTATGGTCGCAAGCATGATTGTCGTCAATCCGCTACGTGAAGAGCCCGCGCAACAACTTGAACAAGAAGCTAAACGGTTTGCTGCCAAACTTGCGATTGCATCTGATTTTGCGGTACTTAATCAAACTCTAATTGGGGTGCGCTTGAACAAAGAAACGCTCACCTATAGTTTCGTTGAGTTGTCTGATAGTGAAGAATGGCTGCCTCTTGAAGGAGCACAATGGATGGAAGCCTACGCCATGCCTGAACGGTTTACATTTAAGGTAAAACTAGACGGTTTAGCTTGGTTAGACGATGATTCATTTTTAGGCTCTGGTAGTTTATTTGACGAAGAACTCTCGGTCAGCAGTGCTGGCGTGCAGATTGGCGATCCAGAAGACGAACCACCACCACCGCCTGAGTTATTTTTGTATCCCAGTGGCGAAATTGGTGATTTTGCTGTCGAATTTTCTTATTTAGGTGAGCAGTTTGGCGATGCGCGACCTTTGGCAATACAAGTACAAGGACAAGGCTTTTTGCCATTGATCATGGAGTATGACGAGGAAGATATCCTGTGAATCCACGCCGACGCCTCCCAAAACACACGCATTTATCTAAGCAGAAACAACGTGGTTTGACGCTCATTGAAGTCATGGTTGCGCTGTTGATCTTTGGCTTAACCGGTGTTGCTGTACTGAAAGCGACCAGTGATAATTTAACGGGCGTGAGTCAAATCAAAGACGTTACGGTTGCCACGTATGTTGCCAATAACCGCCTCAATCAAATCCATATCGAACGTCGTTGGCCTTTGGAAAAAAATGCTAAGGGTGAGATGACAATGCTCGATAGGACTTGGTACTGGCGTCAAGATGTGAGCAAAACCGAAGTGGACGATATGGTTCAAGTTCGAGTCTGGGTCAGCCTTGATTCCGATATGAAAACAACCATTACCGATGTTGTGACCTTCTTTACCCCACCTGTGGAACGTTCGTAATGATTGTGCAAGGCCGACATCACGGGTTTACCCTAATCGAAATTTTGGTGGCTGTCGCCATTCTTGCCATTATTGCGGTGGCCTCAAGTACCGTTTTGAGTAGCGTGATTGATTCTGCCAAAGCCTCGGATACCCAAATGCAAGAGCTAGAAATGCTCCAGCGCAGTATGATGGTGATCGAACGAGATATGTCTCAAATTATTGCTTTAGCGCCTCGTCTGTCAGGTCAAGACAATGAAGTCGTGATTCAAGGGGGAAATGGTGTTGCCGACTCCCTAGCAGATGGTATTTTGTTTACCCGCAACGGCTGGGCCAATCCATTACAACGCCAGCCTCGTTCCAACCTCCAAGGCGTTGGCTATCGTCTTAACGGCAGTAATGAGCTGGAACGGATCTATACATTTTTTATTGACAATGTGACGAACACCGAACCGCAAACCCGGATGTTATTACCTAATGTGTCTAATTTGATATTTGAGTTCGCCATTGGCACCAACAATCGCAATGAAATCCAGTGGGAAGAACAGTTCACAGGTAAACAACTCCCTCGTGGCATTGCGATTGTCATCACCTCTGAAACCTTTGGTGAAATTCGCCGTGAATTTGCTATTTTGCCGCAAGGAGTAAGCTCATGATCCGACATCAGCGCGGCGCGGCCTTGCTAGTGGTGTTATTTATCGTCGCTTTAGTCAGCATTATTGCCATGCAGATGGGCGTTTCCTTACAATTGCAAGGGCAGCGCACCGCCAACATCAAAGCCCAAAATCAAGCCCAATGGTTTGCCTTAGGGGCAGAACAATATGCCACAATTGCGATGAAGGAAGTACTCAGTTTGAGTAATGGCATCATTCACCTGAATCAGCCATGGGCTGAGCCCATTACCTTTCCAATTGAAAACGGCATGATCACCGCACAACTTGAAGATGCCCAAGCGTGTTTTAATATTAACGCCTTAATATCCGCCTCCGCTTCCAGCTCGACAACGGGTTCAGCGTCCGCATCGTCTACTCCCACAACATCTACAGCACCGGCTCAACAAGCTTCCACTCAGTCCAATGGAACTAGCACGACTAGTGTTGGTGATTTGGCCCAAGCATTTACCGAATTAGTGCGACGAGTCAATGGCAACGATACCTACAATGCTGAGGTGGTGCGAGATAGTCTGCTGGATTTTATTGATGAGGATTCACAAGCTCGGCAACTTGGCGCGGAAGATGAAACCTATCGCGGTACAGCGTTTCCCTACTTGGCGGCAAATCGCTTTTTGGCTGATATCTCCGAGTTGCGCCTGGTTAATGGCGTGGATATCGCTTGGCTACCTGAATTACTCAAGTATGTATGCGTCATTCCCAATGAGCACATGATGACTGTCAACATCAACACCTTAACGGAAGAAGATGCGTTATTACTCAGTGCGTTACTCAATATAACGGAAGCGGATGCGCAAAATCTCATCAGCAATCGTCCTGAAGATGGCTATGATGACATCCAAGCCTTTTTTAATGAACCGCTACTCAACACCTTGCAACTCGACCCAATGATGCAAGCATGGTTTACAATTAGCACAGAATATTTTACTTTGCGTACAGAAACACAATACGATCAGAGTCGTTTTTTCCTCAGCAGTCTATTGCGCGTAAGTAACGATAATGAACTGACGGTTGTGCATCGCAAATTTGGGAGATTTTAATCGTGGAACAACTTATTTTGCGTCTTGGCGCTCGCGCAGAACAGCCTGTTTATTGGGGCATGTGGGACAGTGCGTCAAGTCAGATTCTCGCCTCAGGGATTTTGCCAGATGCGCAGCAGTTAAGCACTTTACACGAACGCGCCGGTGGGCGTCCCGTGCGAGCGATTGTCGATAGTTCTGCCGTACGCTTAGCTGCAGTCTCCTTGCCTCCCAATGCTGGACGCAAAGTCATGGCATCGATTGGCTTTATGTTAGAAGACGATATGGCCTCTGATGTCGATGAGCACTTTATTGCACTGGGCCCCCGCATAGAAAACGAGCAAACTTTAGCTTTAGTCAGTCATGAACAAATGCAACAATGGCAAGCTTGGTTATCTGAAGCGGGATTTGTGTGCGATACCATGGTCCCCGATGTACTGGCATTGCCTGCCTCACCAGATGCTTTGAGTCTTTTGCAACTTGACGATCAAATCCTCTGGCGCCACGGACAATGGCAAGGGATGACGGGGGAACGATCGTGGATGGGGATGACCCTGCAAGGCTATATCCAGCAGCATCCAGAGCTCACTGAAGCAAGGACATTAACTGCGGAGTTGAAACAATCCTTCACATTACCTGTTCCTGTCACAATCAACGATGCCGAACTTGAACTGCCGATTCATATTTTGGCGCAACATAGCGATTCACCTGAGTGTAATTTATTACAACAAACCTATAAAGTGAAAGCAACGTCGAACACGACTTGGTTATATTGGCGCAATACTGCAGCGATAGTGGCGCTCGCTTTTGGGTTGGCGCTCGCCAATAAAGGCTTTCAATACACGGAGTTAAAGGCACAAAACGATGCGTTGCAAACGTCTATCAAAACCAATATAGCGCAGAGTTTTCCAGGTCTTGGCAATTATCGCGACCCGCGACGAGCGATCACCCGTTATGTGCAGCAACGCGAGAACAGCGGTGGTGCAGTGTCGGGTATTCAGATGCTTGGCAACTTGGGAACGGCCTTTGCAGCCGGCAATATTAAAGCCCAATCCATTCGTTTTGATCACAAACGAGGGGAAATTCGCATGCAAGCGGTAGCGGATAATTTTGGTCAATTAGAACGCTTCAAAAACAAAGCTTCCGAAGCCGGTTACACGGTGACGCAAGGTGCTATTAACAATCAAAATAATCGCGTCATCGGTGCGCTAATCATCAAAAGTTAAAAGGTTTTTTCATGCTCTTGCAATTAAAACAGTGGTTCGAACAACAATCTGAGCGCGACCAATTCCTCCTCAAAGTGATGTGCGTCGTCATTGCTTTTGGCGCGGTGTATTGGTTGATTTGGCAACCGGTGAATCAAGCCGTGACGGACCAAGCCAAGCGCTTACAGCAACAAGAGAGTCTGGCCACTTGGGTAGCACAACAACAACGCAAAGTACGCAGTCTACCCGCCAATGATTCTGCTTCAAGAGGATTAGAAGGCACCTTGGTTCAAGTTGTGAATCAAACCGCTAGTCAACGCCAAATTACGCTCACTCGCATTCAACCTCGGGGCGAAGAAGTTCAAGTATTTATCGACGAAGTCGAGTTTAACCAACTCATGAGCTGGTTAGCACTAATTGAAGAACGCGGTGCGCAGATTCTGCAAATTGATGTCACCGAAGGGAATGCTCCGGGAATGGTTAAAGTACGACGCTTGGAGCTTGGCAAATGACTCGTAAGGTCGTCTGGGGACTAATCGGAACGCTATTTTTTGTGGTGTGTTTGCTGGCCACACTTCCTGCTAAACAGCTTGTGTATCGTTTGGATCTGCCAGCAAACTTACAACTGTTTGGCGTCAGTGGTAGTATTTGGCACGGTAAAATCCAGCGTGCTAGCGTCGTCCATACTGAGTTAACCTCTGTGCGCTGGTCTTTGTCGCCTTGGCGTTTACTGACTGGAAAAGTCGGATTAGAATTACATGTGGGCAATATTCGAGAAACGAATCAGGTCTATCTTAAAGGCAATGCGGTCATGTCTTTGTTTAAGCAACATCTTGCGTTATCTGATATGACTATTCGCATGCCCGCACAAACAATCTTGAATCGTGCAAATTTACCGATGAAGGTCTTGGCCAAAGGCCCGGTTGAGGTCAAATTAGCCGACGCCTCGGTACAGATGAACGCAACGCAAGTACTTTGCGAAGCCATTTCAGGTACGGGTCAATGGCGCAATGCCCAAGTGTTAGCCCCTTCAGGCTTGGTCGAAATGGGAACATTTAATGCAACGCTTGGTTGTTCTGACCAAAACTTAACCATTGATGTGGCTGAGCCGAATGCATTGAACTTGAGTTTTGTCGCCTCTGGACGCGATTTACAGTCGTTGCGAGTGAATGGTCGCTTTAACATACCTGAAGATATGCCTAATGAAATCAAAGCAGTAGGTCGTTTTCTTGGGCAACCTGGAAACGACGGCTATACCCAATTCACTTGGTAAAGGGGTGCTGAAAGGACATAACTTAATATTAAAATTTGCGAAACCTAAGATCTGGGTCAATACTTCCAACATTGGAACATAAAGTGTGTGTTGATATGGATTTATATGGTAACAAACTCTGTGCATTTTCAAATAACGTGAATAACCGTACTTACAGAGTGCTCGTAGTCGATGATAGTCCTATTGATTTGCATTTGATTATAAATGGTCTATCAGGCCATTTCTCTGTGATTTTTGCGTCCTCAGCACATGAAGCATTATGCTTAGTTAAACAACTCCCACAACCAGATTTGATTTTACTTGATATCATTATGCCTGAAATGGATGGCTATCAGGTCTGTCAACGGCTCAAAGCAGAAGAATCCACCTCGGGTATTCCGGTTATATTTTTGTCGAGTCTCGATAGCACTCTTGATAAAACCAAAGGCTTCAATGCAGGTGGCGTGGATTATGTGACTAAGCCGATTCAGCTTGAAGAACTTGAGGCACGTATTCAAACTCATATCCGTCTCAAAGAACAATCTCAATATTTAGAGGCAATGGCCTTTTATGATCCTCTTACCCAGGTTGCCAATCGGCGCAAATACAATGAAGTTCTGCAACGTGAATGGGCCCGCTGCATCCGTTACCACCATCAGATGTCGATGATCTTAGTTGATATAGATTACTTTAAAGAATACAACGAAGCGTATGGTCATGCCGAGGGAGACAACTGTTTAATCAATGTAGCTCGACTGCTTGAAGGGGTTTCCAATCGGACAGCTGATATTTTCGCGCGAATTGGCGGCGAAGAATTTGTGTTGTTATTACCCGATTGTAATGCGTTCGGAGCAGTACAAAAAGCCGAACAAATGCTCAAAATCATTCGCGATGCCAAAATCAACCACAAACTTTCTCCGAGCAATGCTTATTTGAGTATCAGTCTAGGGGTCGCGACCGTCTATCCATCGCCAGGTCACAGTGCCCTATCTCTGTTCCAAGCGGCTGATGATGCGATGTTTAGTGCTAAGCGCGATGGCCGCAACCGCTACTGTATGGCCGAACTAGACACCATTTCAGGTGTTGCAGGAGAAAATGCTCGACAACAACACTAGACAGTATGTTCAGTAATATCAGAAAGTAATACTCGATAATCGCTCACAGATGGAAAGGCATCAATCACGTTATGTGGTTTTTGTGAGTCAGGGTTCTCGACACCGAGCAAATGTTCAATCCCGTATTTTTGTGCCGCGCATAAGATCGGCACACTATCATCAACAAATAATGTCTTTGCTGGGATGAATCCATAATCTTGATGCACCTTCTGCCACAGAGATTGATACTCTTTCGGAACGCCGTATTGATGCGTCGAGACAATTTCATCGATGTGTTCATCGAGTTTTGTGCGCTCAAGTTTTAGTGATAAACTGCCTTGATGGGCATTAGTCAACAAGATAACTCTACGACCAGATTG encodes:
- the gspE gene encoding type II secretion system ATPase GspE; translated protein: MTDALVDAPESPEPLASQDAAPVSAEAKTLSFGFAKRHTILLDAIAAQTSDDALADVYVTHNTAPQIVAEVRRVYGLPFNLKLIGAERFEELLTSMYQRDSSQAKQLMEDLGNESDLFALAEDLTETEDLLETEDDAPIIKLINALLGEAIKEGASDIHIETFENQLVVRFRVDGVLREILKPNRKMSTMLVSRIKVMARLDIAEKRVPQDGRIALKIGGRAVDVRVSTMPSSHGERVVLRLLDKNNARLNLTDLGMTSRNREIFSGLIRKPHGIILVTGPTGSGKSTTLYAGLTEINAKDRNILTVEDPIEFDIQGIGQTQVNPKVDMTFARGLRAILRQDPDVVMVGEIRDLETAQIAVQASLTGHLVMSTLHTNTAAGAITRLEDMGIEPFLLSSSLLGVLSQRLVRTLCDECKTEHPINEQEAALLNGTRVGTVIYKPVGCVACNHTGYKGRTGIHEMLLVDETIRNLIHDGKGEQAIEKYLRQTNPSIRADGRDKILAGITSLEEVLRVTREE
- the gspF gene encoding type II secretion system inner membrane protein GspF, yielding MAAFAYEALDLAGKTKKGVLEGDNARQIRAQLREQKLIPVEVEQVKETPANASSFDLSRLITRHRISAAELALLTRQLATLVESGLPIEESLFAVAEQAEKTRHKKMLMAVRSRVVEGYTLADALREFPSIFDDLFVAMVAAGEKSGHLDTVLERLADYTENREKTRSQIIQALVYPVIMMVFALGIVIMLLTVVVPKIVGQFDHMGQDLPTMTQILMDISAFVQNHGILFAVFLLIIGLIVSKLLSIPHVQLRYHQWILSLPLIGRVNRGLNTARFARTLSILTASAVPLLEAMRIASDVLANRFIKREVGAAAMQVKEGASLRASLERTKIFPPMMMHMIAAGEKSGELQGMLARAADNQDREFESLVNISLKVFEPFLIVFMATIVLFIVLAILQPILALNSMVNL
- the gspG gene encoding type II secretion system major pseudopilin GspG, whose product is MSSLRHARGFSLIEIMVVLVIIAIMASIVAPQILGNQETAQLKKAAVDIQSLESAIERYKLQTNIFPTTEQGLEALVSEPQIDPMPRNYPAQGFIKRLPQDPWGNDYQLISPGEVGLVDIFSYGPDGEPGTDDDIGTWNLNDYLK
- a CDS encoding prepilin-type N-terminal cleavage/methylation domain-containing protein codes for the protein MHARRGFSLIEIMLVLLVMGMVASMIVVNPLREEPAQQLEQEAKRFAAKLAIASDFAVLNQTLIGVRLNKETLTYSFVELSDSEEWLPLEGAQWMEAYAMPERFTFKVKLDGLAWLDDDSFLGSGSLFDEELSVSSAGVQIGDPEDEPPPPPELFLYPSGEIGDFAVEFSYLGEQFGDARPLAIQVQGQGFLPLIMEYDEEDIL
- the gspI gene encoding type II secretion system minor pseudopilin GspI → MNPRRRLPKHTHLSKQKQRGLTLIEVMVALLIFGLTGVAVLKATSDNLTGVSQIKDVTVATYVANNRLNQIHIERRWPLEKNAKGEMTMLDRTWYWRQDVSKTEVDDMVQVRVWVSLDSDMKTTITDVVTFFTPPVERS
- the gspJ gene encoding type II secretion system minor pseudopilin GspJ, with product MIVQGRHHGFTLIEILVAVAILAIIAVASSTVLSSVIDSAKASDTQMQELEMLQRSMMVIERDMSQIIALAPRLSGQDNEVVIQGGNGVADSLADGILFTRNGWANPLQRQPRSNLQGVGYRLNGSNELERIYTFFIDNVTNTEPQTRMLLPNVSNLIFEFAIGTNNRNEIQWEEQFTGKQLPRGIAIVITSETFGEIRREFAILPQGVSS
- the gspK gene encoding type II secretion system minor pseudopilin GspK; amino-acid sequence: MIRHQRGAALLVVLFIVALVSIIAMQMGVSLQLQGQRTANIKAQNQAQWFALGAEQYATIAMKEVLSLSNGIIHLNQPWAEPITFPIENGMITAQLEDAQACFNINALISASASSSTTGSASASSTPTTSTAPAQQASTQSNGTSTTSVGDLAQAFTELVRRVNGNDTYNAEVVRDSLLDFIDEDSQARQLGAEDETYRGTAFPYLAANRFLADISELRLVNGVDIAWLPELLKYVCVIPNEHMMTVNINTLTEEDALLLSALLNITEADAQNLISNRPEDGYDDIQAFFNEPLLNTLQLDPMMQAWFTISTEYFTLRTETQYDQSRFFLSSLLRVSNDNELTVVHRKFGRF
- the gspL gene encoding type II secretion system protein GspL — protein: MEQLILRLGARAEQPVYWGMWDSASSQILASGILPDAQQLSTLHERAGGRPVRAIVDSSAVRLAAVSLPPNAGRKVMASIGFMLEDDMASDVDEHFIALGPRIENEQTLALVSHEQMQQWQAWLSEAGFVCDTMVPDVLALPASPDALSLLQLDDQILWRHGQWQGMTGERSWMGMTLQGYIQQHPELTEARTLTAELKQSFTLPVPVTINDAELELPIHILAQHSDSPECNLLQQTYKVKATSNTTWLYWRNTAAIVALAFGLALANKGFQYTELKAQNDALQTSIKTNIAQSFPGLGNYRDPRRAITRYVQQRENSGGAVSGIQMLGNLGTAFAAGNIKAQSIRFDHKRGEIRMQAVADNFGQLERFKNKASEAGYTVTQGAINNQNNRVIGALIIKS
- the gspM gene encoding type II secretion system protein GspM — translated: MLLQLKQWFEQQSERDQFLLKVMCVVIAFGAVYWLIWQPVNQAVTDQAKRLQQQESLATWVAQQQRKVRSLPANDSASRGLEGTLVQVVNQTASQRQITLTRIQPRGEEVQVFIDEVEFNQLMSWLALIEERGAQILQIDVTEGNAPGMVKVRRLELGK
- a CDS encoding type II secretion system protein N — protein: MTRKVVWGLIGTLFFVVCLLATLPAKQLVYRLDLPANLQLFGVSGSIWHGKIQRASVVHTELTSVRWSLSPWRLLTGKVGLELHVGNIRETNQVYLKGNAVMSLFKQHLALSDMTIRMPAQTILNRANLPMKVLAKGPVEVKLADASVQMNATQVLCEAISGTGQWRNAQVLAPSGLVEMGTFNATLGCSDQNLTIDVAEPNALNLSFVASGRDLQSLRVNGRFNIPEDMPNEIKAVGRFLGQPGNDGYTQFTW
- a CDS encoding diguanylate cyclase, whose product is MDLYGNKLCAFSNNVNNRTYRVLVVDDSPIDLHLIINGLSGHFSVIFASSAHEALCLVKQLPQPDLILLDIIMPEMDGYQVCQRLKAEESTSGIPVIFLSSLDSTLDKTKGFNAGGVDYVTKPIQLEELEARIQTHIRLKEQSQYLEAMAFYDPLTQVANRRKYNEVLQREWARCIRYHHQMSMILVDIDYFKEYNEAYGHAEGDNCLINVARLLEGVSNRTADIFARIGGEEFVLLLPDCNAFGAVQKAEQMLKIIRDAKINHKLSPSNAYLSISLGVATVYPSPGHSALSLFQAADDAMFSAKRDGRNRYCMAELDTISGVAGENARQQH
- the yrfG gene encoding GMP/IMP nucleotidase, whose protein sequence is MAKLNWSEIETVLLDMDGTLLDLHFDTFFWLTLVPQKIALKHSISLEQANAVMAKELAKVQGHIQWYCLDYWSELLDLDIATMKYEVEHLIALREDTLPFLDALKQSGRRVILLTNAHQGSLSLKLERTKLDEHIDEIVSTHQYGVPKEYQSLWQKVHQDYGFIPAKTLFVDDSVPILCAAQKYGIEHLLGVENPDSQKPHNVIDAFPSVSDYRVLLSDITEHTV